Proteins encoded by one window of Vibrio panuliri:
- a CDS encoding NAD-dependent malic enzyme: MNNDKRPLYIPFAGPALLSTPLLNKGSAFSASERISFNLEGLLPETTETIQEQVERAYQQYRSFESDMDKHIYLRNIQDTNETLFYRLVQNHISEMMPIIYTPTVGAACENFSNIYRRGRGLFVSYANRERMDDILNNASNHNVKVIVVTDGERILGLGDQGIGGMGIPIGKLALYTACGGISPAYTLPIVLDVGTNNPQRLADPMYMGWRHPRITGQDYDAFVEEFIQSVQRRWPDALIQFEDFAQKNAMPLLERYKDRICCFNDDIQGTAAVTVGSLLAACQAAGSKLSEQRVTFLGAGSAGCGIAEAIIAQMVSEGISDEQARSQVYMVDRWGLLQEGMPNLLDFQQKLVQKTANTAEWTSEGNGFSLLDVMTNAKPTVLIGVSGAPGLFSKDVIKEMHKHCARPIVFPLSNPTSRVEATPNDIIRWTNGEALVATGSPFDPVVHDGKTYPIAQCNNSYIFPGIGLGVLAVGARRVTDEMLQESSRALATCSPLAINGQGALLPPLEAIHTVSKKIAFAVSKKAIEQGVAQEITDEALEEAIEAYFWQPVYRRYKRTAF, encoded by the coding sequence ATGAATAACGATAAACGTCCACTCTACATCCCTTTCGCCGGTCCTGCACTGCTCAGTACACCACTACTCAATAAAGGCAGTGCGTTTTCAGCATCAGAACGCATTTCATTTAACCTTGAAGGTCTGTTGCCAGAAACCACCGAGACCATTCAAGAGCAAGTAGAACGCGCTTACCAGCAATATCGCAGCTTTGAGAGCGATATGGATAAGCATATCTACCTGCGCAATATTCAAGATACTAACGAAACACTGTTTTACCGACTGGTTCAAAACCATATTTCAGAGATGATGCCAATCATCTACACACCAACCGTTGGCGCGGCGTGTGAAAACTTTTCAAACATCTACCGACGTGGACGCGGTTTGTTTGTCTCTTATGCGAATCGAGAACGAATGGATGACATTTTAAACAATGCATCTAACCACAATGTAAAAGTTATCGTCGTCACCGATGGTGAGCGTATTCTTGGTCTGGGTGACCAAGGTATCGGTGGTATGGGGATTCCAATCGGTAAGTTGGCACTTTACACCGCCTGTGGTGGTATTAGCCCAGCTTACACCTTGCCTATCGTCTTGGATGTGGGTACCAATAACCCGCAACGACTCGCCGATCCTATGTATATGGGCTGGCGTCATCCGCGCATTACTGGGCAAGATTACGATGCATTCGTTGAAGAATTTATCCAGTCGGTGCAGCGTCGCTGGCCAGATGCGTTGATTCAGTTTGAAGATTTCGCACAAAAAAATGCGATGCCGCTGCTGGAACGCTATAAAGATCGTATCTGCTGCTTTAACGATGATATCCAAGGCACGGCGGCTGTCACCGTTGGCTCTTTGCTTGCGGCTTGCCAAGCGGCTGGCAGCAAACTGTCTGAGCAACGAGTCACCTTCCTTGGTGCAGGTTCTGCTGGTTGTGGTATCGCAGAAGCGATCATTGCTCAAATGGTATCTGAAGGGATCTCGGACGAGCAAGCTCGTAGTCAGGTTTATATGGTTGATCGCTGGGGTTTGCTGCAAGAAGGCATGCCAAATCTGCTCGATTTCCAACAGAAACTCGTACAAAAAACCGCGAACACGGCTGAGTGGACAAGTGAAGGTAACGGTTTCTCGCTGCTTGATGTGATGACCAATGCCAAACCGACGGTTCTAATCGGTGTATCTGGCGCTCCGGGGCTGTTTAGTAAAGATGTTATTAAGGAGATGCATAAGCACTGTGCGCGTCCTATCGTCTTCCCATTGTCTAACCCGACCAGCCGAGTTGAAGCGACACCGAACGACATTATCCGTTGGACCAACGGTGAAGCGCTAGTCGCGACTGGTAGCCCATTTGATCCTGTCGTGCACGATGGCAAGACTTACCCTATCGCCCAATGTAACAACAGTTACATCTTCCCGGGTATTGGTTTAGGGGTATTGGCCGTTGGTGCGCGTCGCGTCACTGATGAAATGCTGCAAGAGTCAAGCCGTGCTCTGGCAACTTGTTCACCACTTGCGATTAACGGTCAAGGTGCGCTATTGCCACCGCTTGAAGCGATTCATACTGTGTCGAAGAAAATCGCGTTTGCGGTGAGTAAAAAGGCAATTGAACAAGGTGTTGCACAAGAAATTACCGATGAAGCATTAGAAGAAGCGATCGAAGCATATTTCTGGCAACCGGTATACCGTCGTTACAAGCGTACCGCGTTTTAA
- a CDS encoding DUF3392 domain-containing protein, whose translation MFEYLAPAGRYLAPYLTEISTALIACALVMFGGEINASLRRILRAQNFILRTLVFILINAFGYGLIIVKATPYLARTLGQLPYGIMFCIVVSSFVAIGLWAQRNRQI comes from the coding sequence ATGTTTGAGTATTTAGCGCCAGCGGGACGCTACCTTGCGCCCTACCTAACTGAGATATCTACCGCGTTGATCGCCTGCGCGTTAGTCATGTTTGGTGGTGAGATTAATGCTAGCCTTAGAAGAATACTGAGAGCACAGAACTTTATCCTCAGAACCTTAGTATTTATATTGATAAATGCGTTCGGATACGGCTTAATCATTGTAAAAGCAACACCTTACTTAGCTCGGACACTAGGCCAACTCCCATACGGCATTATGTTTTGCATCGTTGTGAGTAGCTTTGTCGCTATTGGCTTGTGGGCACAGAGGAACAGACAGATTTAG
- a CDS encoding SanA/YdcF family protein, with amino-acid sequence MVKALKWVCIGLIVLAGALFAIDRWVSYQTQQQLYFSVDDVAPHNVAVVLGTSKYLGKILNEYYVHRIDAAIDLYNQKKVSNFLLSGDNAHRSYNEPWTMKRDLLRAEVPDERIYLDYAGFRTLDSIVRAKEIFDTDNFLIISQQFHCERALFIANFHNIQAKCLAVSGPTKHSGFKVRLREVFARAKAVLDLYITRAQPKFLGPKEPISTPPETSAEISELNPS; translated from the coding sequence ATGGTCAAAGCCCTCAAATGGGTGTGTATAGGGCTTATCGTACTCGCCGGCGCGCTCTTTGCGATTGATAGATGGGTCAGTTATCAAACACAACAACAGCTCTATTTTTCTGTCGACGATGTTGCGCCACACAATGTCGCGGTCGTTCTCGGCACCAGTAAATACCTTGGGAAAATACTCAACGAGTACTATGTCCACCGCATTGATGCGGCGATAGATCTCTATAACCAGAAAAAAGTCTCAAACTTTTTGCTCAGTGGCGACAATGCTCACCGTTCGTATAATGAACCTTGGACCATGAAGCGAGATTTGTTGCGCGCAGAAGTGCCCGATGAACGTATTTATCTTGATTACGCAGGTTTTCGCACCCTTGACTCGATTGTCCGTGCTAAAGAGATTTTTGATACTGATAATTTCTTGATTATCTCACAGCAATTTCACTGTGAACGTGCGCTTTTTATTGCCAATTTTCACAATATTCAAGCGAAGTGCTTAGCGGTGTCAGGTCCAACTAAACACTCTGGATTTAAAGTGAGATTAAGAGAGGTCTTTGCCCGTGCTAAAGCGGTACTCGATTTGTATATTACCCGTGCACAGCCAAAGTTTCTTGGTCCCAAAGAGCCCATTTCAACGCCGCCCGAAACCAGCGCTGAGATAAGCGAACTCAACCCAAGCTAG